From the genome of Bacteroidota bacterium, one region includes:
- the folB gene encoding dihydroneopterin aldolase produces the protein MTSQNIIRIKNAVFYAYHGADKEEQRLGGKFEVDIEMHTNFSKAIETDNLKDTIDYETVYAQIKDIINGKKYFLLETLANTIADLILRTHQGINYVTVFLRKPHPPVKGVVDYVEIIVSRERS, from the coding sequence ATGACATCTCAAAATATTATCCGAATCAAAAACGCAGTATTTTATGCATACCACGGAGCCGATAAAGAGGAACAGCGGCTCGGCGGTAAATTTGAAGTTGATATTGAGATGCATACAAATTTTTCAAAAGCAATAGAAACAGATAATTTAAAAGATACAATTGATTACGAAACTGTATATGCACAAATTAAAGATATTATAAACGGCAAAAAATATTTTCTTTTAGAAACATTAGCCAATACGATAGCCGATTTGATTTTACGAACACATCAGGGCATTAATTATGTAACTGTTTTCTTACGTAAACCGCATCCACCTGTAAAGGGTGTTGTAGATTATGTTGAAATAATAGTATCACGAGAACGAAGTTAA
- the folK gene encoding 2-amino-4-hydroxy-6-hydroxymethyldihydropteridine diphosphokinase, producing the protein MFRVYLGLGSNIGDRLNFLSKALKELNKISLIKLVSSIYETEPWGVSNQERFYNTVIEIETEFYPLDLLNKIQKIETKLGRKKRSHMDPRTIDIDILFYHGWSFENNILTIPHPELERRRFVLEPISEIAPLAVHPIIGKTMISLLRHCRDKSLVMRTTHSLTINHTKREG; encoded by the coding sequence ATGTTTCGAGTTTATTTAGGTCTTGGTTCGAATATCGGGGATAGGCTGAATTTTCTTTCAAAAGCTCTGAAAGAATTAAATAAAATTTCGCTGATAAAATTAGTATCATCAATTTATGAAACAGAACCTTGGGGCGTTAGCAACCAGGAGAGATTTTATAACACTGTTATCGAAATCGAAACCGAATTTTATCCGCTTGACCTTTTGAATAAAATACAAAAAATAGAAACTAAATTAGGCAGAAAAAAACGTTCTCATATGGATCCAAGGACAATAGATATCGATATTTTATTTTATCACGGCTGGTCGTTCGAAAATAACATTTTGACGATTCCACATCCGGAATTAGAACGCAGAAGATTTGTACTTGAACCAATCAGCGAAATTGCTCCTCTGGCGGTTCATCCTATCATCGGTAAAACGATGATTTCACTTTTGAGACACTGTCGCGACAAAAGTTTAGTTATGCGGACAACTCATTCATTAACAATCAATCACACAAAACGAGAAGGATAG
- a CDS encoding deoxynucleoside kinase, with translation MLDINSLIEQSNIRHIAIEGVIGAGKTSLSVKLGNILNGKVVLEKFEENPFLSKFYDDPLHYAFQTQIFFLLSRYKQQQELFQADLFHRFLVTDYIFEKDKIFAYLNLVDDELKLYETLIGSMEHNIPTPDLVVYIQSSVERLMSNIKKRNRDIEKNMAIDYIRDLNEAYNYFFFRYKAAPLLIVNATGMDFVNNEQDFDELVAEILRPDKAAVEYYNPIRKKG, from the coding sequence TTGTTAGACATCAATTCACTTATCGAACAATCAAATATCAGGCACATCGCAATCGAAGGGGTTATCGGAGCAGGAAAAACAAGTTTGTCTGTAAAGTTAGGCAATATTTTAAATGGTAAGGTGGTGTTGGAAAAGTTTGAAGAAAATCCGTTTCTTTCAAAATTTTATGACGACCCGCTGCACTATGCTTTTCAAACTCAAATATTTTTCTTGCTGAGCAGATATAAGCAGCAGCAAGAATTGTTTCAAGCTGATTTGTTTCATAGGTTTCTTGTAACCGATTACATTTTTGAGAAAGATAAAATATTCGCTTATCTCAATCTTGTTGATGATGAATTAAAACTATACGAAACTTTAATCGGTAGTATGGAACACAATATCCCTACACCTGATTTGGTAGTCTATATTCAGTCGAGTGTCGAGAGATTGATGTCGAACATTAAAAAGCGGAACCGTGATATCGAAAAAAATATGGCGATCGATTATATACGCGACTTGAATGAAGCCTACAATTATTTCTTTTTCCGTTATAAAGCAGCACCTCTGTTGATCGTGAACGCAACAGGGATGGATTTTGTGAATAACGAACAGGATTTCGATGAACTTGTAGCTGAAATCCTCCGCCCCGATAAAGCCGCCGTTGAATATTATAACCCAATCCGAAAGAAGGGATAG
- the nadA gene encoding quinolinate synthase NadA, translating into MSLINFEDEVLKLKKELNAVILAHYYQFSEIQDIADFVGDSLELSKKAAATDADVIVFAGVHFMAETAKILSPTKQVLLPDLEAGCSLAEGCPADAFKLFKEQHPGHLVITYINSTAEVKALSDIICTSSSAEKIIDKLPRSQKIIFAPDRNLGKYLIKKTGRDMLLWQGSCIVHETFNERKIIELKAQHPNAKLIAHPECEESLLSEADFIGSTSGLLKYVCQTSDKEFIVATEVGIIHQMEKYCPDKLFIPAPPNDSSCSCNECPYMKLNTMEKLYLCMKNRSPEIIISEDLRQHALMPIQRMLEMSL; encoded by the coding sequence ATGAGCTTAATAAATTTTGAAGATGAGGTTTTAAAACTTAAAAAAGAACTGAATGCAGTAATCCTAGCCCACTATTATCAATTCTCTGAAATTCAGGATATAGCCGATTTCGTCGGCGACAGTCTTGAGCTTTCCAAAAAAGCTGCTGCAACCGATGCAGATGTTATTGTTTTTGCGGGTGTTCATTTTATGGCTGAGACTGCTAAGATATTAAGTCCAACCAAACAAGTTTTACTCCCCGATTTAGAAGCCGGCTGTTCGCTCGCCGAAGGATGCCCTGCTGATGCCTTTAAACTTTTCAAAGAACAACATCCCGGACATCTCGTAATCACGTACATCAACTCGACTGCTGAAGTTAAAGCATTAAGCGATATTATTTGCACATCGAGCAGCGCCGAGAAAATTATTGACAAACTTCCCCGAAGTCAAAAGATAATATTTGCACCCGACAGAAATTTAGGGAAGTATCTGATTAAAAAAACCGGTAGAGATATGTTGCTTTGGCAGGGGAGCTGCATTGTTCACGAAACATTTAACGAACGGAAAATTATAGAGTTAAAAGCCCAGCATCCGAATGCAAAACTCATCGCCCATCCTGAATGTGAAGAATCGCTCTTAAGCGAAGCCGATTTCATCGGTTCAACAAGCGGTTTGCTTAAGTATGTTTGCCAAACTTCTGATAAAGAATTCATTGTTGCAACTGAAGTTGGTATAATCCATCAGATGGAAAAATATTGTCCTGATAAATTATTCATCCCTGCCCCTCCTAACGATTCAAGTTGTTCGTGCAACGAGTGTCCGTATATGAAACTGAATACTATGGAAAAACTTTATCTATGCATGAAAAACCGTTCTCCCGAAATTATAATCAGTGAAGACCTCCGCCAACATGCCTTGATGCCAATTCAGAGGATGCTCGAGATGAGTCTGTGA
- a CDS encoding tetratricopeptide repeat protein — protein sequence MKILSLLVIIAISLDFAFAQHPLLDQKSTQFSVIDEARQLNDAGLFQKAQWLLEDYLRALPQSENRIEALGLLVQSFIEQEKFEDAYQTSEELFHQKVSGNQYLTTLFYYGLAAYNSARFKPAVKSFKELIKSDSKNIFTGAAYYWKAASEYELDNLIDAESDVQNAFEFYNANFLTRKSIGKDDVLFLWARVYEKQNAINPAIEQLLKLTTDYPSSELMTDTRIRLAALYIRTQRYGSAIEQLNTVTTLTTKQKNAWLFFFAEAEYYIGSYRNAQKYYTELLRYFPFGVYARQARYGLAWSYLKANDYANALKEFRTISLGADSLAQNALYQIGTISVLTDSTAAAVEAFEKLIEKFPYDDYADNAYYLIGMIRYRATQFHEARRQFQIASRLFPKSEIRAEAYRMLGEASLRVGDLSNAQFAFAQVQKYSASDTLTAAALLQEGIALYHLGRFSSSVENFSEFIRKFTRHQLIAEAYLWRGEALYQAAKFEDAENAFSTAINILSSKHPKQTDALYGFSWSLFEQKKFRQAISAFDRFIKDNPNSNLVIEASLRKADCYFFLREYDKASQIYSSLVDDHKYPRLAEYAAFQLGLSFIQRGDIKRGIEHLRRFLLRFPNSLFVEVAQFNIGWAFFSNEQFTLANDEFSIFETNYPESQLMPRVLLNKGDAFYNLATYDSARIYYERVIKDYPKSLLRPDAINGLQFTYQAQGKSAEALAAIDAIISDQSEAGGTDELLLRKGDILFSQGSFGQAAIEYLKILNLQTNQTVRAKALFQLGRSFEFENNHKKAIEYFERVYTENPESEHAPSSILAIGYLQQKMKQWRESLTQFKNLAERYTNSNLIWEAQYNVGISLLNLKETANARKEFDKIIAQAPVNDFFAHRSRLQIARMLQIQKQYNASNDTLTIIITRLSDDIAVEALLLMGENYLLLKRPKDALEAFNQVVEGFAQYPALLERALLGTGECYERLNDRTKAREAYQQIINNPVDSIVKKDAEDRLRRLRR from the coding sequence ATGAAAATATTATCCTTATTAGTCATCATCGCAATATCTCTGGATTTTGCCTTCGCTCAGCATCCTCTGCTCGATCAAAAATCAACACAATTCAGTGTAATCGATGAAGCCCGACAGTTAAACGATGCAGGACTTTTTCAGAAAGCTCAGTGGCTTTTAGAAGACTACCTGCGAGCATTGCCACAATCAGAGAATCGGATTGAGGCACTCGGCTTACTCGTTCAATCGTTTATCGAACAAGAAAAGTTCGAAGACGCTTATCAGACTAGCGAAGAGTTGTTTCACCAAAAAGTATCAGGCAACCAATATCTCACAACACTTTTTTATTACGGTTTAGCAGCATATAACTCTGCCCGTTTTAAACCTGCAGTGAAATCTTTCAAAGAACTAATCAAATCCGATTCAAAAAATATTTTTACAGGCGCAGCATATTATTGGAAAGCAGCTTCTGAATACGAATTGGATAATCTTATAGATGCTGAATCGGATGTCCAAAATGCTTTTGAATTTTATAATGCTAATTTTCTCACGCGCAAAAGTATCGGGAAAGATGATGTTCTTTTCTTGTGGGCACGGGTTTATGAAAAACAGAACGCAATAAATCCTGCTATTGAACAGTTATTAAAATTAACAACAGACTATCCTTCAAGCGAGTTAATGACAGATACAAGAATTCGTTTAGCCGCACTTTATATCCGCACACAAAGATACGGAAGTGCAATTGAACAATTGAATACTGTTACAACACTAACAACCAAGCAAAAAAACGCATGGCTTTTTTTCTTTGCAGAAGCTGAGTATTACATCGGTTCTTACAGGAATGCTCAAAAGTATTACACTGAATTACTACGATATTTTCCGTTCGGAGTTTATGCCCGACAAGCAAGATACGGATTAGCATGGAGTTACCTAAAAGCAAACGATTACGCAAATGCTTTAAAAGAATTTCGTACTATTAGTCTGGGTGCCGATTCACTTGCTCAAAATGCCTTATATCAAATCGGAACTATTTCGGTACTAACCGACAGCACAGCCGCAGCAGTTGAAGCGTTTGAAAAATTAATTGAAAAATTTCCATACGATGATTATGCCGACAATGCCTATTATCTAATTGGAATGATTCGATATCGTGCTACACAATTTCATGAAGCGAGGCGGCAATTTCAAATTGCGTCACGGCTATTTCCCAAAAGCGAAATCCGTGCTGAAGCGTATCGTATGTTAGGCGAGGCAAGCTTGAGAGTAGGCGATTTATCAAATGCACAATTTGCATTTGCACAAGTTCAAAAATATTCGGCTTCCGATACATTAACTGCGGCAGCACTTTTACAGGAAGGTATCGCATTATATCATCTTGGAAGGTTCAGCAGCAGTGTTGAAAATTTTTCTGAGTTCATTAGAAAATTTACCCGACATCAACTCATCGCTGAGGCGTATCTCTGGAGAGGTGAAGCTTTATATCAAGCTGCCAAATTTGAGGATGCTGAAAATGCTTTTTCAACAGCAATAAATATTTTATCATCTAAACATCCTAAACAGACTGATGCACTGTATGGTTTTAGCTGGTCGTTGTTCGAACAAAAGAAATTCAGGCAGGCAATTTCAGCGTTCGATCGGTTTATTAAAGATAACCCTAATAGTAATTTGGTCATCGAAGCATCGCTCCGTAAAGCCGATTGTTATTTCTTTCTGCGTGAATACGACAAAGCAAGCCAAATCTACAGTTCGTTGGTTGACGACCATAAATACCCACGGTTGGCTGAATATGCAGCGTTTCAGTTGGGCTTATCATTTATACAGCGAGGCGATATCAAGCGCGGGATCGAACATCTGCGGCGTTTTCTCCTCCGCTTCCCTAATTCGTTATTTGTTGAAGTGGCTCAATTCAACATCGGTTGGGCGTTCTTTTCGAACGAACAATTCACTTTGGCGAACGACGAATTCAGTATCTTTGAAACGAATTATCCCGAGAGCCAGCTTATGCCGCGTGTTTTGTTGAACAAAGGAGATGCTTTCTATAATTTAGCAACATACGACAGTGCAAGAATTTATTATGAGCGGGTTATCAAGGATTATCCAAAAAGTCTTTTACGTCCTGATGCTATAAACGGATTGCAATTCACTTATCAAGCTCAGGGAAAATCGGCTGAAGCATTAGCCGCAATAGATGCAATCATTTCAGACCAATCTGAAGCTGGCGGTACGGATGAGTTGCTTTTAAGAAAAGGAGATATTTTATTCAGTCAAGGTAGTTTTGGACAAGCCGCCATCGAATATTTGAAGATTCTAAATTTACAAACAAATCAAACCGTGAGAGCCAAAGCATTATTTCAATTAGGCAGGTCGTTTGAATTCGAAAACAATCATAAAAAAGCGATTGAATATTTCGAGAGGGTTTATACTGAAAATCCCGAAAGTGAACACGCCCCATCTTCGATACTTGCAATCGGTTATCTTCAGCAAAAAATGAAGCAGTGGCGGGAGTCGCTTACTCAATTCAAAAATTTAGCTGAACGTTATACTAACTCAAACTTGATTTGGGAAGCACAATATAATGTCGGTATCTCGCTATTGAATTTGAAGGAAACGGCAAACGCACGTAAAGAATTTGATAAAATTATAGCACAAGCACCCGTTAACGATTTTTTCGCACATCGAAGTCGTTTGCAGATTGCACGTATGTTGCAAATCCAAAAACAATACAACGCATCGAACGATACATTAACAATAATTATTACACGATTGAGTGATGACATTGCTGTGGAAGCTTTATTGTTGATGGGCGAAAATTATCTGTTACTTAAACGACCGAAAGATGCTCTCGAAGCTTTCAACCAAGTGGTCGAAGGATTTGCACAATATCCGGCACTATTAGAACGGGCATTGCTTGGTACCGGTGAATGTTACGAACGATTAAACGACCGCACAAAAGCACGTGAAGCCTATCAGCAAATTATTAACAATCCGGTCGATTCGATTGTAAAAAAAGATGCTGAAGATAGATTAAGGAGATTACGACGATGA
- a CDS encoding TonB-dependent receptor — translation MKYINVLIIVLLFSLNNLFSQQEDKPKEMPKLDIPEITIVGKKAVVLPFARKGEMLTIDYFEAKDADTSILGERIRVPVTAGRFAQYKESVQPWRAYIEGAAGNYSTLNLFGTAGYSDISWEASIRAGFGTTNGHVKNADASQFLVGGDWSSSIYTDNNFLKSFRIAANTEFLRDKFGIFGFKNYSIERTRRLFDFNTQIISSEFKPVSFNLGLGLASLTISDNANEASVFSPSVNASAAADVASVGLMSRFSFETSSLDYQIPVESPGLLNFSTTAQFKFSENISAIAGLKYVYGANSDGGDQKFLFPVAILRWDAFTNFSLSAWLEPDVSSASYIKRSIENPYLIRQMVLRNEFKPIHFGLSTKYSYGIFTNDATISFAEADDTQFPFVQDGLVNLKYTDTRQFIFKFNSSMIIQQNAKIFLNGIVQSINERSTNVRLPMIPGLQLNSRGEMNLNIPMKIWLSADYFSSRKIGSVGSDELPGYFLLNAGVSSNVFKSTVLSFDVENILNTSYDWWYGYKAPGIRLRLKLQYSL, via the coding sequence ATGAAGTATATAAATGTGTTGATAATTGTTTTGCTTTTTAGTTTGAATAATTTATTTTCTCAACAAGAAGATAAACCGAAAGAAATGCCAAAGCTTGATATTCCTGAAATTACGATCGTTGGAAAGAAAGCAGTCGTATTACCATTTGCGCGGAAGGGAGAAATGTTAACTATCGACTACTTTGAAGCGAAAGATGCCGACACTTCAATTTTAGGTGAGAGAATTAGAGTACCGGTTACAGCCGGAAGATTTGCACAATACAAAGAAAGTGTGCAACCGTGGCGGGCATACATCGAAGGTGCTGCCGGCAATTACTCAACTTTGAATCTATTTGGAACTGCTGGCTATTCTGATATTTCATGGGAAGCATCGATCCGCGCTGGCTTTGGAACTACAAACGGTCATGTAAAAAATGCGGATGCTTCACAATTCCTGGTTGGTGGCGATTGGAGTTCCAGCATTTACACAGATAACAATTTTTTAAAAAGTTTCCGTATCGCTGCAAACACCGAATTTTTGAGAGATAAGTTTGGTATATTCGGTTTTAAAAATTATTCAATTGAACGAACACGTCGTTTGTTTGATTTTAATACTCAAATAATTTCATCCGAATTTAAGCCCGTTTCGTTTAATCTTGGTCTTGGTTTGGCATCACTCACCATCAGCGATAATGCAAACGAGGCAAGTGTCTTTTCTCCCTCTGTTAATGCTTCAGCCGCTGCCGATGTAGCTTCAGTTGGCCTCATGAGTCGTTTTTCATTCGAGACCTCATCGTTGGATTATCAAATTCCTGTTGAGTCGCCGGGACTCTTGAATTTTTCTACTACCGCACAATTTAAGTTTTCTGAAAATATATCGGCGATAGCAGGATTAAAGTATGTTTACGGAGCTAATTCGGATGGGGGCGATCAAAAATTTTTATTTCCTGTTGCTATTTTACGGTGGGATGCTTTCACAAATTTCTCTCTTTCAGCTTGGTTGGAACCCGATGTTTCGTCGGCTTCTTACATAAAACGTTCGATTGAAAATCCTTACCTCATCCGGCAGATGGTTTTGCGGAACGAATTCAAACCGATTCATTTCGGGCTAAGCACAAAATATTCTTATGGGATATTTACAAACGATGCAACAATTTCTTTTGCAGAAGCTGACGATACTCAGTTTCCGTTTGTTCAAGATGGATTAGTAAATTTAAAATATACCGATACACGACAGTTCATATTCAAGTTTAATAGTTCGATGATAATTCAGCAGAATGCAAAAATATTTCTGAACGGGATAGTTCAATCAATCAATGAGCGTTCCACAAATGTGCGTCTGCCGATGATCCCGGGTTTACAATTAAACAGTCGTGGCGAGATGAACCTAAATATTCCAATGAAAATTTGGCTATCGGCAGATTATTTTTCATCCCGTAAAATCGGAAGTGTGGGTTCTGACGAATTACCCGGATATTTTTTATTGAACGCCGGGGTTTCATCGAATGTTTTCAAATCGACTGTTCTCTCGTTTGATGTTGAAAATATTTTAAATACTTCATACGATTGGTGGTATGGCTACAAAGCACCCGGTATCAGGTTACGCCTAAAACTTCAATATTCTTTATAA
- a CDS encoding MotA/TolQ/ExbB proton channel family protein yields MDLLTMFYKGGIMMYFILLLSIAAGYIVIERYLTLRRSRPSSGRFEMSLRMMLGKKDLDHAKEFAIQDRSPSGRVVLAALEKVHHNPGRVREAIEDQGREEIAQLEKHLGILASVAGIAPMLGFLGTVLGMITTFQAVAATGGQASPVELADGIWEALITTAFGLFVGILAYGAYNWLVAKTQEIAMRMERVGREILDVIEEELHVSVNPTSCDIKIRTKQTEVIK; encoded by the coding sequence ATGGATTTACTGACGATGTTCTACAAAGGGGGTATTATGATGTACTTCATACTTCTCTTATCAATTGCCGCCGGTTATATTGTAATTGAAAGATACTTAACATTACGGCGTTCACGTCCGTCATCCGGTAGATTCGAGATGAGTTTGAGAATGATGTTGGGGAAGAAGGATTTAGACCATGCAAAAGAATTTGCAATACAAGATCGCTCGCCATCGGGAAGAGTTGTACTCGCGGCACTCGAAAAAGTTCATCACAATCCCGGACGAGTCCGCGAAGCAATCGAAGACCAGGGTCGTGAAGAAATCGCACAACTCGAAAAACATTTAGGAATACTTGCCTCGGTCGCTGGTATAGCGCCAATGTTAGGTTTTTTAGGTACCGTTTTAGGTATGATAACAACTTTCCAGGCGGTTGCAGCAACAGGCGGTCAGGCATCACCCGTTGAATTAGCCGATGGTATTTGGGAAGCTCTTATAACAACCGCATTTGGTTTATTCGTTGGAATACTCGCTTATGGTGCTTATAACTGGCTCGTCGCTAAAACTCAAGAAATTGCAATGCGAATGGAACGAGTCGGTCGCGAAATTCTTGATGTTATCGAAGAAGAATTGCACGTTTCTGTAAATCCAACAAGCTGTGATATAAAAATCAGGACAAAACAAACGGAGGTAATAAAATGA
- a CDS encoding biopolymer transporter ExbD, with product MNFQFQGHKKYLSVFHFSSLTDIVLLLLIFFLLTSTYTVLRGMDVTLPAATSSQPPQRKTISIAMTKDKKLFVENKQVTKDQLADALKAVFTQDHQIVIQADKSLVLEEVVEVLDISKGIGATRLFIATESAK from the coding sequence ATGAACTTTCAATTTCAAGGACATAAAAAATATTTGAGCGTGTTTCATTTTTCTTCGCTGACTGATATAGTTTTATTGCTCCTTATTTTTTTTCTATTGACTTCAACTTACACTGTGCTGCGGGGAATGGATGTTACACTTCCGGCTGCAACAAGCTCGCAACCTCCACAACGGAAAACCATATCTATAGCCATGACTAAGGATAAAAAATTGTTCGTCGAAAATAAGCAGGTAACCAAAGACCAATTAGCTGATGCGTTGAAAGCTGTCTTCACACAGGATCATCAAATTGTAATTCAAGCCGATAAAAGCTTAGTGCTTGAAGAAGTGGTTGAAGTTTTGGATATTTCTAAAGGAATCGGTGCAACCCGATTATTTATAGCAACAGAGTCTGCGAAATAA
- a CDS encoding TonB family protein, with the protein MANGVKILELDEKQTKIASLTGTLLFHILFFIILALFGFKEQKPLELVELEWGSSSGAPNQSTVEEKTETPQQKTEQPVESGQKAEKPKVDLPAMKSESEEAIALKAKKQREIAEKRRTETEKPTKAKVPKVDRSAAAGAGKTTGYSIEWSGVGFRKLLSGRMPVYPEGTDKEMPVALQFTVLPDGTVTGIVPLRRSDETLEREAISALRTWRFDPLPAQYDQVPQTGKITFIFKLE; encoded by the coding sequence TTGGCAAACGGTGTAAAAATATTGGAACTTGACGAGAAGCAAACGAAAATTGCTTCCTTAACCGGTACATTGCTGTTCCACATCTTGTTTTTTATAATTTTAGCACTGTTTGGCTTTAAAGAACAAAAGCCGCTTGAGTTGGTTGAACTTGAGTGGGGAAGCAGTAGCGGTGCACCAAATCAAAGTACAGTTGAAGAGAAGACAGAAACACCCCAGCAAAAAACCGAACAACCGGTTGAGTCGGGTCAAAAAGCTGAAAAACCGAAAGTTGATTTACCTGCGATGAAGAGTGAATCGGAAGAAGCGATAGCATTGAAGGCAAAGAAGCAACGCGAGATAGCGGAGAAACGCCGTACAGAAACTGAAAAGCCAACAAAAGCTAAAGTTCCGAAAGTTGATCGCTCGGCAGCAGCAGGCGCCGGAAAAACAACCGGTTACTCAATCGAATGGTCGGGAGTTGGTTTCCGAAAACTTTTAAGCGGACGAATGCCTGTCTATCCCGAAGGGACTGATAAAGAAATGCCGGTTGCTTTGCAGTTTACAGTTTTACCCGATGGCACTGTAACCGGAATAGTTCCGCTTCGTAGAAGCGATGAAACGTTGGAACGTGAAGCTATTTCGGCTCTTCGAACCTGGCGATTCGATCCACTTCCGGCTCAATACGATCAAGTTCCACAAACCGGTAAAATAACATTTATTTTTAAGTTGGAATAA